Below is a window of Rhodoglobus vestalii DNA.
CGCACGGGGTGCACTCCTCGAAATCACGGATACGGCGTCGATTGGTGCGCTTGCTGGTGAACAGGTCGAAAGTGACGGCACCGTCTCGGTGATCTTCGCCTCGGCGATGCGCGGCTACCCGGGCTGGAACTGGACCGTCAGCATCGCCCATGTAGAGGGTGCCGAGCCGACGGTTCTCGAAGCAGAACTGATGCCCGCCGAGGGCGCACTGCTGTCGCCCGACTGGGTTCCGTGGTCTGAACGACTGGCGGACTACAAAGCTGCTCAGGCGGCAACTGAAGCAGCGGATGTCGAGAAGGCCGCTGCAGACGAAGCCGCAGGCCAAGACGATGACGACGACGACCTCGATCATGATGACGATGACGACGACGATGATTATGACTCTGGGATCTTCCGTGGGGGCGACCACGACGGCGTAAACGTTGACGACCTCGATGAGCCAGACGACGATGACGACGGGCTAGATGACGCGGAGTCAGAAGATGACGATGACGACGACGAGCTAAATGACGATGACGATGACGAGCTAGACGATGATGACGATGACGATGACGAGCTAGACGACGATGACGATGACGATGACGATTCAGAGGAAGACGACTAGTCCGACCGCTTTCCGTGCCTGACATGGGTGTACATCAGGCCGACGAGCCCAAGCGCGAGCCCTGCAACAGCTGTCCACAGCCACCACAGGTTGCCGGCAGCGTTCAGCGGCTCGATAAAAAGCAGCAAAACGGCTAGGGCGAGCACCCACAACACGATGCCCACGAGCATCGCCTTGCGGTCGTCGGTCTCGACCACTTCAGGGTCGGGCCGCCGTTCGGAGTCCTTGAGCCAGATGCGCACGGTCTCAGGCTAGCGGCTATTGGCGATGATGTAGTCGAAGCACGAGACCAACTTGCGTACGTCACCCGGTTCGATTGCGACGAAAGTGGCGACGCGCAACTGGTTGCGACCGAGTTTGCGGTAGGGGTTCGTGTCGAGAATTCCATTTGCGCGCAGTGCCTTGTCGATGGCTCCCGCGTCGATTGAGTCATCGAAGTCGATGGTGACGACAACCTGCGAGCGGTGGTCTGGGTTGGCGACAAAAGGGGTCGCGAGGCTGTGGGAGTTCGCCCAGTCGTACAGCACTGACGAGGATTCGCGGGTGCGGGCATCCGCCCAAGCGAGTCCACCGTTGCCATTGATCCAGTCGATCTGGTTTTCGAGCAGCAGCAGGGTGCTGAGTGCTGGAGTGTTGAGCGTCTGGTTGAGACGCGAGTTGTCGATCGCATTCTTGAGGGACAAGAATTCGGGGATGTAGCGGCCCGAGGCGGCGATGCGCTCGACACGCTCGATTGCGGCAGGGGAGAAGAGGGCAATCCACAGCCCACCATCCGAGGCAAAGTTTTTCTGCGGTGCGAAGTAGTAGACATCCGCCTGACTGGCATTGAATTGGATGCCACCCGCCGCACTTGTCGCGTCAACCACTGTGAGCACGTTGTCGCCGTCGGCCCGTCGCACAGAAGCCATCACACCTGTTGAGGTCTCATTCTGTGGGTAGGCAAACACGTCGGCACCGTGGAGCTCGTCGAGTTCGGCCCGCGACCCGCCCGGGGCAGTCACAACGTGAGGGGGTGTGAGGTGGGGCGCTGCGGCGGCTTTCGCGAACTTAGAACCGAACTCGCCAAAGGCGAGGTGGGCACTGCGACGTTCGATGAGGGCGAATGCCGCAGCATCCCAGAATGCGGTGGAACCACCATTGCCCATGATCACTTCGTAGCCGTCAGGAATCTGAAACAGCTCGCCCAGGCCCGAACGTACGCGACCAACAAGGTCACGAACGGGCGCTTGACGGTGTGAGGTGCCCAGGATCGTGTGCGCTGCAGACGCCAAGTATTCGATCTGTTCGGGGCGCACTTTGGATGGGCCGCATCCGAATCGTCCGTCGGCTGGAAGGAGGTCGGTGGGAATTGTCAAGCTCGGCATGCGTCCGATTCTATTGGCCGGTTGGGGCTAGTCTTGTCGCATGACCGATCTCGTTGACACCACCGAGATGTACCTGCGCACGATCCTTGACCTTGAGGAAGAGAATATTGTTCCGCTGCGGGCACGCATCTCCGAACGCCTCGGCCACTCTGGGCCAACCGTTTCGCAAACTATCGGCCGCATGGAACGTGACGGCCTTGTCGTCGTCGAAGGCGACCGCCACCTTGAGTTCACCGAGGAGGGTCGCCGCCGTGCCACGCAGGTGATGCGAAAGCACCGGCTTGCTGAGCGCTTGCTTGCCGATGTGATTGGGCTCGATTGGGCTCTCGTGCACGATGAGGCCTGCCGGTGGGAGCACGTGATGAGTGAGCAGGTTGAGCGCAAGCTCATCGAGATGCTCGATCACCCCACCGAGTCGCCCTACGGCAATCCGATTCCCGGTTTGGAAGAGTTGGGTGGCGTTGCCGCAGCCTCGTTCAGTGCCGGGATGGTGAACATTGTGGAGCTGGTTTCGGAGAGTTTGGTGCCCGTTTCGGGTCGCATCCGTCGTCTGGGTGAGCCTGTGCAGTTCGAGCCAGAGTTGTTGCAACAGTTGTTTAATGCGGGGGTCGTACCCGGTAAGACGGCCACCTTCTCCGCGGCGGACTCCTATGTTGCGGTCACCGTTGAGGGATTCGGTGAGGGTCTCGAGCTTCCCAACGAAGTGGCTGTGCACATCTTTGTAGAGAAGCCCAGCATCTAAGTTTCTGATTTTGGTGTTCACCGAGCCGTTACCGTCTCGTCATTCGATGCGGCGCGCCTGCGTGCGGAAAGCCTGAAAAATTGGGTTAGCCTATACCCCTTGGAGTTCCCGAATGAACCGGAGAATCGAATGTTAGGTAGGTGCAGCATCCAAACCGTGGATGCGCGTGCTCGCTTCTACATACGACACAGCAGTCCTGTGCGTGGCAGTTTTCGCGCGCAGAATCACTAGGCATCGTCTTACGACGGTGCGTTTATGTTTTCTGCCTCCCATTCGCAGAGCCTCAAGGAAGTCGATTGCCTGCAAGCCGTGCAGGCTCTTTCGAGAGGATGATAATGCGCACACTGGTACTGAACGCCGGCTATGAGCCGCTCGCAGTCGTGTCTTTCAAGCGAGCGATTGTGCTCGTGCTGAATCAGAAAGCGACGATTATCGCCGCCGATTCGGAGAATCCTGTCTATGGGACTAACGGATCCTGGGATCGCCCGTCGGTCATCATCCTGCGAAATTACGTGCGCATCCCGTCGACACGTCGACTGCCGGTCTCTCGCCGGGGGGTGCTGCGGCGCGATGCAAATCGGTGCGGTTATTGCGGGGGATCAGCCACCACTATCGACCACGTGTTGCCTCGTTCGCGTGGCGGCGAAGACACCTGGGAAAACCTAGTGGCCTGCTGTTTGCGATGCAACAACCTGAAGGGTAATCGCACTCCTGCGGAGATGAACTGGCGCTTGCTGACGAAGCCACGCCCGCCTCACACTAGCGCGTGGCTCGTGCGGGGAATTGAAAGAGCACTCCCAGATTGGGAAGAATATTTGGCTCCAGCCGCATAGCTGTTATGCTGTTGTGATTATTCCCGATATTCGAGATGTGCCCCCTATGTGTCTCGAATGTTCTGCACTGTGAGGTTTTCGTTTGTCCCGTTTGTCACCAGATAACAACGAAGTCTTTGGTGTACCTGCGACCGACGCTTCCGCCGGTGTTCCTGTCTTCGCCTCGCGTCGCGAAGCACGTGCAGCTCGGCAGTCAGCAGGTGCAACGACCCTAGGCGGTGCAACGGTCCCACCCGCTTTCTCGCAACCTGCGGATAGCCCAGTCGATCGGCGTCGCCCTATCGGTTCGACGAGGCGCGCCCGTCGCAATCCTGTAAAGGCTCTGGCGTCCATGGCAATCATTGGCGGACTTTTTGCGGTTGCTGGATTGCCCGCTCATGGGCAAGGCGAGCTTCTTGTCGCGGGCGGAGCCACCGCTCAGCCCGTGGCTGTCGCAGATTCGTCAACGGTGAGCGCGCAGTCCGTTACGGTCAGCGCCGACCTCGCACTTCCTGAGCTTGAGCGCGATCAATTTGAGGCGACTTCGCCCGAAGATCTGGAAGTTATCCGGCAGCAATCGGCGATCGCTTCGGAGAACGCCGTGTATGCGGCATCGGGTGCTCGCGAACTCGGCGATGACTACCCGTGGGCAACCGGTGGCTACTCACTGTCACCTCTCAACTACTATCTTCGCCAGTGCACCGACTTTGTTGCGTGGCGTTTGAACCGCGATGTCGGGTCGGTCTCAGCTCCGTTCCGGTGGGCATGGGCTGACCTCACCCCGAACGGTGGAAATGCTTCCCAGTGGAAAGCCGCGTGGGATGCGCACGGCTGGACCGTCAGCGCAACACCGGTCGTGGGTTCTGTGGCCTGGTTCGGTTGGGAGAACCATATTGCTTACGTGAAGACGGTTAACGCCGATGGCAGCGTTTTGGTCGAAGAATACAACTACGTGAACCGCGTATACGGTCAGCGCATTCTTGCGGCCGCCGACGTCGACGCCTTCCTTTACCCACCCGGCCAGTAGTCGGCGACTCAGCTACACTCGAACCGTCAGCCTCTGTAGCTCAACGGAAGAGCAACTCCGTCCTAAGGAGCAGGTTGGGGGTTCGAATCCCTCCAGGGGCACATAAAAATGCTGGTCAGGGCCACTTTACCGTAGGCTTGGCGTAGCAAAAGGGACAGGACTTTCGCCCGGCCCCTCACTTACTCAACGTTTACTCTGTCAACTCGCCTTCTCGACCAATGCCAGATGTGGCACCGGAGCCAGACTTTCTAGCGCCGAGTTGACGTCGGGTGATAGGTGCTGTTGGGCTTCAACATAGTGCTTCTCTGTGATGGCGGTTGAGCTGTGATTGGCGTAGGCGGTCGCCGCGTCGACGCCGAGTGACGTGGCGATACGGGTCAAGGCGGTGCGCCGCAAACTGTGAGGCGTCACCCACGACAGGTCGGCTGCATCCCTGAGTCGCAGCCACGCCTGCTGGACGTGGCGCTGGTTGATGAGCCCGCCGCGCGAGGATGCGAATAGCAAACTGTTCGCTCCCGCCAGTGCCGCTCGTTCGCGAAGAATGCTCACAACCCAGTTTGGCGCCAAGAGGGTACGATGCCCCTCGGGTCCGTCTTTTGTATGAGTCTGCCGCACAATGGGCGTCGATGAGTTGTCGACGGTAGCCCTGATGTGCACGCGCGCGCCGTCAGGATTATCCAGGTCCAAGTCGCCGGCGGTGAGAGCCAGCACTTCGCCAATTCTGAGCGCGAGCGCGAGCTGCACGTCGAATACTGCGGGAAGATAGGCGTTGCCCCTCTTTCGGGGTGAACGTACGGCCGCACGGAATCGCACCAGTTCTTCGTCGGTCAACGCCCGCGGGGTCGGTGTTTTGACCTTCGCTTTCGAGACGGCGCTGACCGGGTTGCCCATGACTGCATCACGGCGGGCAGCGAGCGCAAACGATTGCGACAGGATGGTGCGTGCAAGCTCTGATTGGACCGGGCGGGTGCGGCGCTCTCCGACGAGCCAGTGGTCGATTCGGCCGGTGGTTGCCTCCCTGAGCCGTAGTGCACCAAGGCCGGGATTGATGATGCGGGACATGATGTCGGTGTAGTTCACTCGGGTGCCGTTACTGAGGCTCGATTCGGTGAGCTTTGCCTCCCACCAAATGTCGAGCAGTTCGGTGATGGTGCTGTCACCGGTGAGGTCACCGTCGCGGGTGCTGGTGGCACGCTCACTGAGCGCTGTTGTAAGTGCTGCTCTTGCTAGCCCCTTCGTCGCACCACCGCGTTCGACGGGTCTGGTTTTCCCGTCGTTGTCGCGGAACCGCGTGCGGGCGGTCCATGCGCCTGGTCTGCCCGCAACGGAGATGGTGCCGTGAGAGCCGATGTCCAATGGTGGCCGTCCCACATCAGACCGCCTTCGACATAGCCCAGGCATCCAACGCCTGGATGTTGTAACGCACGGCCGACCCAAGCTTCAGGTACGGGGGACCGTCAATACCGGCTGCGCGCCAATTCCTGAGAGTCTTAGGGCGAAGGACCAGCCGCGCGGCCGCACCTTCTTCGTTCAAAAACACGGGGGCAGGCAGTGCCGCTGTTGTGGCTGCTTCGGTGATGGTGGTCATGATGTACTCCTTCTGCACCTTTACATGCGCGGCACCGGCCCGAGCGGGACGTTCCGGGGCGACCTCGAAAGGTGGAGGGCCGCTTGCACCCTCTATGCGACAAGTTATGGACCGGGTGGGATCTGCTGGGATAAGCCCTGTCGCGCACTGTGAACGCGTGGAACATGACAACGAATGGAGCGATCGTGAGCACGTCATGGACCCGCGAGGCACTGTGCTTATCGCCGCGTATGGGGCAGCCTTGCATGGCGGCGACGGCATCTCTAGAGGGTGGAAGGCGTTGGTGCGCCAGCTCTGCGATGCGGACTTGCCGGTTGGTCGCCTACCCGCGGATGAGGCTGTGGCTCCCCTTCCGTCTTCGGCCGCAAACACCCCAGAATCAGCCGCGCAGAGTCGAGCCATGGTTGAACAATCGAAGTCCCGAGACGGTGGCCGTCCGGAGTCATACGACA
It encodes the following:
- a CDS encoding DUF3027 domain-containing protein; amino-acid sequence: MLSSRYDALARGALLEITDTASIGALAGEQVESDGTVSVIFASAMRGYPGWNWTVSIAHVEGAEPTVLEAELMPAEGALLSPDWVPWSERLADYKAAQAATEAADVEKAAADEAAGQDDDDDDLDHDDDDDDDDYDSGIFRGGDHDGVNVDDLDEPDDDDDGLDDAESEDDDDDDELNDDDDDELDDDDDDDDELDDDDDDDDDSEEDD
- a CDS encoding DUF2530 domain-containing protein, with translation MRIWLKDSERRPDPEVVETDDRKAMLVGIVLWVLALAVLLLFIEPLNAAGNLWWLWTAVAGLALGLVGLMYTHVRHGKRSD
- the serC gene encoding phosphoserine transaminase, whose protein sequence is MPSLTIPTDLLPADGRFGCGPSKVRPEQIEYLASAAHTILGTSHRQAPVRDLVGRVRSGLGELFQIPDGYEVIMGNGGSTAFWDAAAFALIERRSAHLAFGEFGSKFAKAAAAPHLTPPHVVTAPGGSRAELDELHGADVFAYPQNETSTGVMASVRRADGDNVLTVVDATSAAGGIQFNASQADVYYFAPQKNFASDGGLWIALFSPAAIERVERIAASGRYIPEFLSLKNAIDNSRLNQTLNTPALSTLLLLENQIDWINGNGGLAWADARTRESSSVLYDWANSHSLATPFVANPDHRSQVVVTIDFDDSIDAGAIDKALRANGILDTNPYRKLGRNQLRVATFVAIEPGDVRKLVSCFDYIIANSR
- a CDS encoding metal-dependent transcriptional regulator, producing the protein MTDLVDTTEMYLRTILDLEEENIVPLRARISERLGHSGPTVSQTIGRMERDGLVVVEGDRHLEFTEEGRRRATQVMRKHRLAERLLADVIGLDWALVHDEACRWEHVMSEQVERKLIEMLDHPTESPYGNPIPGLEELGGVAAASFSAGMVNIVELVSESLVPVSGRIRRLGEPVQFEPELLQQLFNAGVVPGKTATFSAADSYVAVTVEGFGEGLELPNEVAVHIFVEKPSI
- a CDS encoding HNH endonuclease; this translates as MRTLVLNAGYEPLAVVSFKRAIVLVLNQKATIIAADSENPVYGTNGSWDRPSVIILRNYVRIPSTRRLPVSRRGVLRRDANRCGYCGGSATTIDHVLPRSRGGEDTWENLVACCLRCNNLKGNRTPAEMNWRLLTKPRPPHTSAWLVRGIERALPDWEEYLAPAA
- a CDS encoding CHAP domain-containing protein, encoding MAIIGGLFAVAGLPAHGQGELLVAGGATAQPVAVADSSTVSAQSVTVSADLALPELERDQFEATSPEDLEVIRQQSAIASENAVYAASGARELGDDYPWATGGYSLSPLNYYLRQCTDFVAWRLNRDVGSVSAPFRWAWADLTPNGGNASQWKAAWDAHGWTVSATPVVGSVAWFGWENHIAYVKTVNADGSVLVEEYNYVNRVYGQRILAAADVDAFLYPPGQ
- a CDS encoding tyrosine-type recombinase/integrase, with the protein product MGRPPLDIGSHGTISVAGRPGAWTARTRFRDNDGKTRPVERGGATKGLARAALTTALSERATSTRDGDLTGDSTITELLDIWWEAKLTESSLSNGTRVNYTDIMSRIINPGLGALRLREATTGRIDHWLVGERRTRPVQSELARTILSQSFALAARRDAVMGNPVSAVSKAKVKTPTPRALTDEELVRFRAAVRSPRKRGNAYLPAVFDVQLALALRIGEVLALTAGDLDLDNPDGARVHIRATVDNSSTPIVRQTHTKDGPEGHRTLLAPNWVVSILRERAALAGANSLLFASSRGGLINQRHVQQAWLRLRDAADLSWVTPHSLRRTALTRIATSLGVDAATAYANHSSTAITEKHYVEAQQHLSPDVNSALESLAPVPHLALVEKAS
- a CDS encoding DNA-binding protein — encoded protein: MTTITEAATTAALPAPVFLNEEGAAARLVLRPKTLRNWRAAGIDGPPYLKLGSAVRYNIQALDAWAMSKAV